In Raphanus sativus cultivar WK10039 unplaced genomic scaffold, ASM80110v3 Scaffold3796, whole genome shotgun sequence, the following are encoded in one genomic region:
- the LOC130506934 gene encoding pre-mRNA-processing factor 19 homolog 1-like, whose protein sequence is MDTTAVLFDRQSGQILSTLTGHSKKVTSIKFVGDTDLVLTASSDKTVRIWGSSEGGNYACKHTLKDHTAEVRAVTVHATNKYFVSASLDSTWCFYDMSSGLCLAQVTDDSEKVDYTAAAFHPDGLILGTGTAQSIVKIWDVKSQANVAKFGGHTGEITSVSFSENGYFLATSALDGVRLWDLRKLKNFRTFDFPNANSVEFDHSGSYLGIAASDIRVFQTASVKAEWNPVKTLPDLSGTGRATCVKFGPDAKYVAVGSMDRNLRIFGLPSNDSTEDSAQDS, encoded by the exons ATGGATACAACTGCCGTTCTCTTTGATCGTCAGTCAGGACAAATCTTGTCGACGTTGACTGGTCATTCAAAGAAG GTTACTAGTATTAAGTTTGTAGGTGACACTGATCTTGTTTTGACTGCTTCATCAGACAAG ACAGTTCGTATCTGGGGAAGTTCAGAGGGTGGGAACTATGCCTGTAAACATACATTGAAAGATCACACTGCAGAG GTGCGAGCTGTCACTGTCCATGCAACGAACAAATACTTTGTGTCGGCATCGCTCGACAGTACGTGGTGCTTCTATGATATGTCCTCTGGTTTGTGCCTTGCCCAG GTAACAGATGATTCCGAGAAGGTGGATTACACGGCTGCCGCTTTCCATCCTGATGGTCTCATTCTTGGAACTGGTACCGCTCAATCTATTGTCAAGATTTGGGATGTAAAGAGTCAG GCAAACGTGGCGAAGTTCGGTGGCCACACTGGTGAAATCACATCTGTATCATTTTCTGAAAATGGTTATTTCCTCGCG ACATCTGCGCTGGATGGTGTTAGACTGTGGGACCTGCGCAAGCTAAAGAACTTCCGAACATTCGACTTTCCAAATGCAAACTCGG TGGAATTTGACCATAGCGGATCTTATCTTGGCATTGCTGCTTCAGATATAAG AGTATTCCAAACGGCCAGTGTAAAAGCCGAATGGAACCCAGTCAAGACACTTCCTGATCTATCCGGTACAG GTAGAGCAACATGTGTTAAGTTTGGTCCCGACGCCAAATACGTAGCAGTCGGTTCAATGGACCGTAATCTCAGGATATTCGGTTTACCTAGCAATGACAGCACTGAAGACTCTGCACAAGATTCATGA